The sequence below is a genomic window from Lolium perenne isolate Kyuss_39 chromosome 4, Kyuss_2.0, whole genome shotgun sequence.
AGGGCAGGTTCACCTGGACGGCCATACTGAAAACATTGATAGAATTGCAAAGATTGTCATTTGTGAAACTGAGTTGTATTCCTGTTCTCCAGACCTGTACCTCTTATGCAGGTGCCTAATTATCCCGGACTCCTTGTAGATTGTTTTGTTTTCTTCCTTCTCCGGTAGGGATGATTGGTCCATGTGATGTAAATTTCCCCGTAGATGCAGCTGGATAAATTCTGATAGGATTGAGATGTTATTTCCGTGCTGTTGTGAACTTGTGATTCGGCAATTCTTTGCTCTTGGCGATCTGGTTTGCCGGTTTGTTTCTAGATTTGTGAAACATATGTGGCTCCTAAATTATTGCACCACAACACAAATTACTCTTGGTTGTAGTCATTCATACTTCACGAAGAGATTACACCAGTTCAACTTTTGGAGTGGCATTAGCCATTGCCATGATTGGGCTGCTTGTTTGCAAGAACTTGAGGAGATTAAATTCTACGCCTTTCACTCTGCAAATCTTTATGACAAATCAATTTTTTGTTGATAAATATATTCTTAATTCTTTGTTGATAAATGAAGTTGGAGCTTTGTAGAAAGCCGTGTATTTACAAACAGAGTTACTACTACTACCTATAAGTCTCTCCTGATGCAGAAGGTGACAATGTTTCTTAGTCCACTCCCACTCCCAGTGCTTGTCTTTGTCGACACATCAGTTTTGCTGTCTCCGTGGTGTATATTTAGGGAGGATAAACGTGTTAAAGTATATAAATAATCGGTTGGCATGGCTACAGATGGGCTCGACAATTTGGCCCAGAACGCAAGAGGCCGCATGACATGTCCAGTCGAGCCACGTCCCGACTCACGAGCAGGCTCTATAAATAGTTTCAACTAATTACATGCATCGGCTTAAGAAAACCTTCTCGGCGGCGGAGAGTACGCTCGGGCTGTTTTGGGTTTTCCAAATCTTAGGAGATCCATCGATGGACGCCGCCCCGCCGCCAGTGACGGAGGAGCCGCCGGCCCAGGACTGGTCGCTGCTGCCCCTCGACCTGCTCTCCGCGGTCTTCGTCAGGCTCGGCTTGGTCGAGGTCCTCAGGGGCGCAGGCATGGTGTGCCGCTCGTGGCTCGACGCGGCGAAGGTGCCAGACCTGTGGCGTGTCGTGGACATGGAAAATCACATTATCTCGTTCGAGGACTTAGATGTGTGGCGCGCGAGGGCGAAGGCGGCCGTCTACCGTTCCGATGGACAGCTTCGGGAGTTCGCCGGGAGGCGGTTTGTCAACGCGGAGCTCATGCAGTATATCGTGGAAAGGTGTGTTTTCTTTCATCATCTAGACATCTACGAATCCTTCCATCCTCAAATAATTGTatgttagtactccctccgtctcagtttactagtcttcCCCGTATTTCTCGGTTGCTAATTTgatctatataatttaaattatataatgtaaaaattatatcattagaaaatagaatatctaaactttctaataatataatttttataacatataactaatgctacCTTGATCAAATTTACGATCTAGGGGTCGCGcacgcctaataaactgtgagagagggagtacaTGTTTTAAGTCAAACCTTTTTATAACTTTGATCAACTCACTAGAAGCAGTATTTATGACACTAAATTAATATTGCTAGATTTATCTTGACATGTAATTTAATAATACAGTAATTTGATGTCACATATGTTGGTATTTTCCTGTAAAAATTGGTCAAATTAAAAATATTTGACTTCTAGAAAAGAAAAACGCACACTTATTCAAGAACGGAGAAAATAAATCTATCCTTCGGTAACACTGAAACGGTGCCATACAAACTTTTTTTTGCAGGTCACCTTTACTGACAACCCTTCGTCTTGTATCCTGCTCGTCCGGTGTCTTCAGTTACCGACTCGCCAGTCTTATGAGAGAGTCACCTCTTAGGGAGCTCCGTTCCCTTATACTTGAGAACGTTGACATCACCGTGAAAAAACTGACCTCTGTCCTTAAGAGGTGTCCTGCCTTGGAGGTTCTTACTGTCCGCGATTGTTCAGGTATGTACGTGGAAGATGAGGAGACCCTGCGAGCGAAATTCGCCCGGATCAAGACCCTGACGTTCGAGTGTGAGGATGATGATGGCGGCTGCTGCTGTGGTTGTGATTTCTAGAGCCGTGAAGTCGACTTACCATTATTATTTTCGAAGATGAGAGGACAGATTAAgggcctgtttgtttgggctgtggcTGGCTGGCTGTGCAGAGAAAGCTGCTGTGCAGAAAAAGCTGCTGCGCAGTTATGCCATTAAAAGAAAAGGACGGGGGAGATAATACCTATTTAAGTTTAAGAGTCGTTCACTACTGCAATTAAAAAAAGATAGAATTCTAGTTAATGGTTCCAATTTGTTCTGAATTTTTAAGCCTGTGACTATAAATCCACTTTTTCTCCTTTTTAATCTCAATAGAAAGAAACAGAAAGTTTTATTGTGTTAACAATGTATGTTTTAAGATAGAATCTATTGAAGAGAGTAATAGAAACTGGAGCAGGAATCTTTTTTGCTGCTGTTTCGAATTTCAGTGTTTGGCAGTCTGGCTGGCTGTTTGGCTATGACAGATGAATTGTCTGAAATACCCACAACTCCAAGAACATTACTATTTTTTATTACTATATAAAACATATACGAGTTTTACTTAATTTTCGGCAACGAATCAGTTTATGGAAAATCATATTTGAAAATCATATTTGGTTAGGACGGTCTAATACCAGATTTACACCGTTCCTTGTTTGTATATCAATCAAATCATGTGCGCACACTCGTTAGCACAGAGACAAACAGCAAGCACAACGCCAGGCTCGTATTCAGAGGCTGCCGTAGGTAGCTACTTTGCTAGCTTGTTTGGATTTGCTGGCTTTTGCTTTTGGAAAACTGAaaaaagcccaaacaaacaccccCTAAGCATGACTTGAGTACTCCCGATCTTTATGATCGGTACCATTTATGAGGCTGTACCCTCTTTGTTTATGGTGAGTATGATTTGTTTGCGAATTATATCTTGGTGTTGCATTGTAGCAGTAAAATAAACTGGCATCTAATTAAGATGAGTTGCGAGTGAAAAATATATGTTTTGAGTATATTGTAAAGAATGTTTAATTGACTGAACGCTTTCATGCAAGCCATAACACTTATTTTTTCGAGAATATGTTCTGGAAGAAATATCAGTCATATAGGAGTGGCCGACGGCCAAACACGCACCCAAGTAAGGATAGTTTTGGCCCATGGGAGACTTCATGAGTCCGTTAAGGACGCCCAGCTCTCATCAGCTTGAATCCAGCAGGAGTCAAGAAAATTCCAACCTGATGAGAGCCTGCAAAGCCGTGGATGGTCTGACCCCAGCAATTGATATCGCCAAGCTGCCGAAGATGCCTCATCTTGGTGGCTCCAAGGACATGTCCAAAGTTCTAGAGATAGTTCTGCCGATAGCAGCAACATCACTCATTCTTGTTGTTGGCACCGCCGTTCTGCTGCTTCTAAGAAGGCATCTGAGGTATGCAGAGCTAAGAGAAGATTTTTTTTTCAAGAACCTCCAAGAGATCTGCACGTCACGTTCTGTTCCTAGACGAAACGGAATACCTATTATATTCAAATTCATTCCTATTATACAAAAGGGTCCAGATAGACTGGGCAAAAAAGGGGTTCATTTCGATTCTCCAATTTGGAAAATTCAATACTAATTTATTAAGCTTGCAAAGAAAGAGTCATCATATACATGTCCCATAGGACTAGAACCCCACCACCACGCTGCAACTCGGCAGGCAAAAATCCTAGGGAACACCTCTCACAGACCCACGCCTACAAGACAGCCAAAGGCTCCACTCCTGAACAATGCCATCTAGCACTCTACCGGCAGGGGTCGCGATGTTGTCGAACACCCTAGCATTTCGCTCAATCCATAGTGATCGCAAGATGAGCATGATAGCTGAGTTCGCCACTTTAGCATCCGTTCGGGGGAGATGATCAATCACGTCAGGCCACCAGGCGGGAAGCTAACTGTCCACGGTAGGGGTGGGAGAACAAAGCCGGCACGTCGAGAGAACTCCTACCAAATGTATGTAGCAAGGAGGCATTCAACGCGAGGTGATCCGAGGTCTCATCAGCTGCATCACAAAAGCATGCACAAAACGTGGGAGGGAAGGCTGTGCCGCAACCACGGTCTACCGTCCAGCACCTGCCACACAGCGACAACCACACGTGGAATCTGAATTTGTAGGGGGTGAAGGAGTTCCATATGTGGGTTGCGCCAGGAAGCACAATAGTGCTGTGAAAGAACACGCGGTACACCGACTTAGAAGTGAACTCGGCGATATGGATTCTGGTTGCACCCGCTTGGAGATGGTAGCACGGGATTTGTGCAACCGGT
It includes:
- the LOC127319660 gene encoding F-box protein SKIP19-like yields the protein MDAAPPPVTEEPPAQDWSLLPLDLLSAVFVRLGLVEVLRGAGMVCRSWLDAAKVPDLWRVVDMENHIISFEDLDVWRARAKAAVYRSDGQLREFAGRRFVNAELMQYIVERSPLLTTLRLVSCSSGVFSYRLASLMRESPLRELRSLILENVDITVKKLTSVLKRCPALEVLTVRDCSGMYVEDEETLRAKFARIKTLTFECEDDDGGCCCGCDF